The following proteins come from a genomic window of Sphingobium cloacae:
- a CDS encoding YgaP family membrane protein, giving the protein MTLDRAVMAFAGCVVLLGIVLSLTMHPWWIALTAFAGLNMLQASFTGFCPAAMLFRAFGIRPGTAFK; this is encoded by the coding sequence ATGACTCTCGATCGTGCCGTGATGGCGTTTGCCGGCTGCGTGGTGCTGCTCGGCATCGTCCTGTCGCTGACCATGCATCCCTGGTGGATCGCGCTCACCGCCTTTGCAGGCCTCAACATGCTGCAGGCGAGCTTCACCGGCTTCTGCCCCGCCGCCATGCTGTTCAGGGCATTCGGCATCCGTCCGGGGACAGCCTTCAAATGA